In Rhododendron vialii isolate Sample 1 chromosome 9a, ASM3025357v1, the following are encoded in one genomic region:
- the LOC131299475 gene encoding selenium-binding protein 1-like isoform X1 produces the protein MATEVVVLKYGSIEEEEVKGKNGCCKQGGPGYATPLEAMSGPRESLIYVTCVYSGTGREKPDYLATVDVDPNSPTFSKVIHRLPVPYLGDELHHSGWNACSSCYGDPSAARRYLVLPCLISGRIYAIDTKQNPRAPSLHKVVEPSDILQKTGLAYPHTAHCLASGDMMVSCLGDKDGKAEGNGFLLLDSDFNVKGRWEKPGHSPLFGYDFWYQPRHKTMISTAWGAPKAFTSGFNLQHVSDGLYGRHLHVYSWPDGELKQTLDLGNTGLLPLEIRFLHDPSKDTGFVGCALTSNMVRFFKTPDGSWSHEVAISEKPLKVQNWILPEMPGLITDFLISLDDRYLYLANWLHGDVRQYNIEDPQNPVLAGQLWVGGLIQKGSSVLAEADNGTTYQFDVPEVKGNRLRGGPQMIQLSLDGKRLYVTNSLFSTWDRQFYPDLVEKGSHMLQIDVDTEKGGLAINPDFFVDFGSEPEGPSLAHEMRYPGGDCTSDIWI, from the exons atggctaCAGAGGTGGTGGTGCTGAAATATGGATCGATCGAAGAGGAGGAGGTGAAAGGGAAAAATGGGTGCTGCAAACAAGGGGGACCTGGCTACGCAACTCCACTCGAGGCCATGTCTGGTCCCAGGGAATCTCTCATCTATGTCACTTGTGTCTACTCTG GAACAGGGCGGGAGAAGCCTGACTACCTTGCCACTGTGGATGTAGATCCAAACTCTCCAACTTTTTCAAAAGTCATCCACCGGCTGCCGGTGCCTTATCTTGGTGATGAGTTACATCACTCTGGGTGGAATGCATGTAGCTCTTGCTATGGAGATCCATCAGCAGCTCGGCGTTACCTTGTCTTGCCCTGTCTAAT ATCAGGGCGTATATATGCAATTGatacaaaacaaaatccaagggCCCCCAGTTTGCATAAAGTTGTTGAGCCGTCAGATATTTTACAGAAGACTGGATTAGCATATCCACACACAGCACATTGTCTTGCTTCGGGTGATATGATGGTCTCATGCCTCGGAGATAAAGATGGAAAAGCTGAGGGAAAtggatttcttcttcttgactcAGACTTTAACGTAAAAGGAAG GTGGGAGAAACCAGGGCACAGTCCACTCTTCGGCTATGATTTCTGGTACCAACCGCGGCACAAGACCATGATCAGCACAGCGTGGGGAGCCCCTAAAGCTTTCACCTCTGGTTTCAACCTTCAGCATGTCTCAGATGGCCTTTATGGGCGCCATTTGCATGTTTATAGCTGGCCTGATGGTGAATTGAAACAGACTTTAGATCTTGGGAATACAGGACTACTACCCTTAGAG ATACGGTTCTTGCATGACCCATCTAAAGATACTGGGTTTGTTGGGTGTGCCTTAACAAGCAACATGGTTCGATTTTTCAAGACCCCGGATGGATCATGGAGCCATGAG GTGGCAATTTCAGAGAAACCGTTGAAGGTGCAAAACTGGATCCTACCGGAAATGCCTGGACTTATAACtgattttctgatttctcttgaTGATCGCTATCTCTACTTGGCGAATTGGCTCCATGGAGATGTAAGACAGTATAACATCGAGGACCCTCAGAATCCTGTACTTGCAGGACAATTATGGGTTGGGGGCCTGATTCAGAAAGGAAGCTCTGTATTGGCTGAGGCGGACAATGGTACAACATACCAGTTTGATGTCCCAGAGGTCAAG GGAAATCGGTTGAGAGGAGGGCCGCAGATGATCCAGTTAAGCTTAGATGGGAAGCGGCTTTATGTCACCAACTCACTCTTCAGCACGTGGGACCGTCAGTTCTATCCTGATCTCGTGGAGAAAGGCTCTCACATGCTGCAGATTGATGTGGACACTGAGAAAGGTGGTCTCGCAATAAACCCTGATTTCTTTGTTGATTTTGGATCTGAGCCTGAGGGCCCTTCCCTTGCCCATGAGATGAGATATCCGGGTGGTGACTGTACCTCGGATATTTGGATTTGA
- the LOC131299475 gene encoding selenium-binding protein 1-like isoform X2: MATEVVVLKYGSIEEEEVKGKNGCCKQGGPGYATPLEAMSGPRESLIYVTCVYSGREKPDYLATVDVDPNSPTFSKVIHRLPVPYLGDELHHSGWNACSSCYGDPSAARRYLVLPCLISGRIYAIDTKQNPRAPSLHKVVEPSDILQKTGLAYPHTAHCLASGDMMVSCLGDKDGKAEGNGFLLLDSDFNVKGRWEKPGHSPLFGYDFWYQPRHKTMISTAWGAPKAFTSGFNLQHVSDGLYGRHLHVYSWPDGELKQTLDLGNTGLLPLEIRFLHDPSKDTGFVGCALTSNMVRFFKTPDGSWSHEVAISEKPLKVQNWILPEMPGLITDFLISLDDRYLYLANWLHGDVRQYNIEDPQNPVLAGQLWVGGLIQKGSSVLAEADNGTTYQFDVPEVKGNRLRGGPQMIQLSLDGKRLYVTNSLFSTWDRQFYPDLVEKGSHMLQIDVDTEKGGLAINPDFFVDFGSEPEGPSLAHEMRYPGGDCTSDIWI; this comes from the exons atggctaCAGAGGTGGTGGTGCTGAAATATGGATCGATCGAAGAGGAGGAGGTGAAAGGGAAAAATGGGTGCTGCAAACAAGGGGGACCTGGCTACGCAACTCCACTCGAGGCCATGTCTGGTCCCAGGGAATCTCTCATCTATGTCACTTGTGTCTACTCTG GGCGGGAGAAGCCTGACTACCTTGCCACTGTGGATGTAGATCCAAACTCTCCAACTTTTTCAAAAGTCATCCACCGGCTGCCGGTGCCTTATCTTGGTGATGAGTTACATCACTCTGGGTGGAATGCATGTAGCTCTTGCTATGGAGATCCATCAGCAGCTCGGCGTTACCTTGTCTTGCCCTGTCTAAT ATCAGGGCGTATATATGCAATTGatacaaaacaaaatccaagggCCCCCAGTTTGCATAAAGTTGTTGAGCCGTCAGATATTTTACAGAAGACTGGATTAGCATATCCACACACAGCACATTGTCTTGCTTCGGGTGATATGATGGTCTCATGCCTCGGAGATAAAGATGGAAAAGCTGAGGGAAAtggatttcttcttcttgactcAGACTTTAACGTAAAAGGAAG GTGGGAGAAACCAGGGCACAGTCCACTCTTCGGCTATGATTTCTGGTACCAACCGCGGCACAAGACCATGATCAGCACAGCGTGGGGAGCCCCTAAAGCTTTCACCTCTGGTTTCAACCTTCAGCATGTCTCAGATGGCCTTTATGGGCGCCATTTGCATGTTTATAGCTGGCCTGATGGTGAATTGAAACAGACTTTAGATCTTGGGAATACAGGACTACTACCCTTAGAG ATACGGTTCTTGCATGACCCATCTAAAGATACTGGGTTTGTTGGGTGTGCCTTAACAAGCAACATGGTTCGATTTTTCAAGACCCCGGATGGATCATGGAGCCATGAG GTGGCAATTTCAGAGAAACCGTTGAAGGTGCAAAACTGGATCCTACCGGAAATGCCTGGACTTATAACtgattttctgatttctcttgaTGATCGCTATCTCTACTTGGCGAATTGGCTCCATGGAGATGTAAGACAGTATAACATCGAGGACCCTCAGAATCCTGTACTTGCAGGACAATTATGGGTTGGGGGCCTGATTCAGAAAGGAAGCTCTGTATTGGCTGAGGCGGACAATGGTACAACATACCAGTTTGATGTCCCAGAGGTCAAG GGAAATCGGTTGAGAGGAGGGCCGCAGATGATCCAGTTAAGCTTAGATGGGAAGCGGCTTTATGTCACCAACTCACTCTTCAGCACGTGGGACCGTCAGTTCTATCCTGATCTCGTGGAGAAAGGCTCTCACATGCTGCAGATTGATGTGGACACTGAGAAAGGTGGTCTCGCAATAAACCCTGATTTCTTTGTTGATTTTGGATCTGAGCCTGAGGGCCCTTCCCTTGCCCATGAGATGAGATATCCGGGTGGTGACTGTACCTCGGATATTTGGATTTGA